The following are encoded together in the Triticum dicoccoides isolate Atlit2015 ecotype Zavitan chromosome 6B, WEW_v2.0, whole genome shotgun sequence genome:
- the LOC119325065 gene encoding uncharacterized protein LOC119325065 isoform X1, translating into MGMLALNRLMSLQSDRPRRQQGGVSGRLMASRTGKRKGSPCQQDDDGDDSRSGKIRRTAIKELPEDILFRIHSLMPMREAARAACASHAFLNSWRYHPNLIFDKDTIGFPFLHSWRYHSSFIFNKDTIGSEESASGEKVHHKIDCILRKHKGSLKTFRLDYARMNGLDDFSYLDSWLQIALKPGLEELDFMLSASMSQTTGKYNFPCPLSGAKRTYNFPCALLSDRVGNSLRCLRLGLCVLHRAVELGPLRSLTRLYLCHLSITWNELERLLSNSLALELLDLTSCNEIKCLKLSSALQRLSGLHILVCQRLGVIESKAPNLSSLRLRSGCRLDFSLVETWQMKKLYLVQSNLIYDARAKLPAVLPNIETLYIESQDEVVDAPMLPTKFLYLKHLTIFLRLGPNDSGTYDYFSLVSFLDASPSLETLTLDVTQRRMLHESIFVDSQLRHMPEHHHGHLKSVKISGFSSAKCLIELTCYILKNAVSLEYLTLDTICGSRCDDQGEDNWCIPVADPILVETPRTLSAIRTYIENKVPSTVKLTVLEPCNKCHGKRLERLLSLSRNVISI; encoded by the exons ATGGGGATGCTAGCGCTGAACCGGCTCATGTCTCTGCAGAGCGACCGGCCGCGCCGTCAGCAAGGGGGAGTTTCAG GTCGGCTTATGGCCTCAAGGACGGGTAAAAGGAAGGGATCGCCCTGTCAacaagatgacgatggcgatgattctcGATCTGGTAAAATTAGGAGAACGGCAATCAAGGAGCTTCCTGAG GACATATTGTTTCGTATACACTCCTTAATGCCAATGCGTGAAGCTGCTCGTGCTGCTTGCGCATCTCACGCCTTTTTAAATTCGTGGAGATACCATCCCAATCTCATCTTTGATAAGGATACAATTGGCTTTCCCTTTTTACATTCGTGGAGATACCATTCCAGCTTCATCTTTAATAAGGATACAATTGGCTCGGAAGAAAGTGCGAGTGGAGAGAAGGTCCACCACAAGATTGACTGCATTCTGAGGAAACACAAAGGCAGCTTGAAAACATTCAGGCTTGACTACGCTCGAATGAATGGGCTCGATGACTTCAGTTATCTTGACAGTTGGCTTCAGATTGCTCTTAAGCCTGGGCTCGAAGAACTCGACTTCATGTTGTCTGCATCAATGTCTCAAACAACTGGCAAATACAACTTCCCATGCCCGTTGTCTGGAGCAAAGAGAACATACAACTTCCCATGCGCGCTTTTATCTGACAGGGTTGGAAACTCGCTTCGGTGCCTTAGACTTGGTCTCTGTGTCCTCCATCGCGCAGTTGAACTTGGCCCCTTGAGAAGCCTAACACGCCTGTACCTCTGCcatttgagcatcacatggaatgaGTTAGAGCGCCTTCTTTCCAACTCTCTCGCTTTGGAGCTATTAGATCTTACTAGTTGCAATGAGATTAAATGTCTGAAGTTATCTAGTGCCTTGCAGCGGCTCAGCGGGCTTCATATTTTAGTATGCCAGAGATTGGGAGTGATAGAGAGCAAAGCTCCAAATCTCTCTAGTCTCCGCCTTAGATCAGGATGCAGGTTAGACTTCTCACTTGTGGAAACATGGCAAATGAAGAAACTATACTTGGTACAAAGCAATCTTATCTATGATGCCCGTGCCAAGCTGCCAGCCGTTCTGCCAAATATTGAAACTCTTTACATAGAATCACAAgatgag GTGGTTGATGCACCAATGCTGCCTACCAAATTCCTCTACCTTAAGCACCTGACCATTTTTTTGAGATTAGGACCAAATGATTCTGGGACATATGACTATTTTTCTCTGGTTTCTTTCCTGGATGCTTCTCCTTCCCTGGAGACTTTGACATTAGAT GTGACTCAGCGGCGTATGCTGCATGAATCGATTTTTGTGGATTCACAACTGAGGCACATGCCTGAACACCACCATGGCCACCTCAAGAGCGTGAAGATCAGTGGTTTCAGCTCTGCCAAGTGCTTGATTGAACTGACATGTTATATTCTCAAGAACGCGGTGTCACTTGAATATCTTACATTGGACACCATTTGTGGGAGCAGGTGTGATGATCAAGGCGAGGACAACTGGTGTATTCCCGTCGCGGATCCTATTCTCGTGGAAACCCCTAGGACACTCTCTGCTATCAGAACATACATTGAGAATAAAGTTCCGTCTACAGTTAAGTTAACTGTTCTGGAGCCTTGCAACAAGTGCCATGGTAAAAGACTAGAGCGGCTATTATCACTGTCGCGCAATGTCATTTCCATTTAA
- the LOC119325819 gene encoding uncharacterized protein LOC119325819, which translates to MASTTTGKRKGSTCGEGGGDGDSQSGKATRSSIPDLPEDILFRIHSLLPMREAARTACISPTFFHSWRCHSNLIFTKDTIGLKRSARGENFDDKIDRILRNHSGCLKTFNIDYYGTRGFTGTSYFDRWLQIALKSGIEELTLVLSEAKRKYNFPCSLLSDGVRNSLRYLRLQFCALHPTVELGPLRSLKSLYLWRVSITWNELECLIFNSLTLELLDLISCPQIECLKLPCALQRLSALSVLACERLKVIESKAPNLSSLYLCGNWLDFSLVETLPIKELELQQTNLIRDARAKLPSLMPNIETLAIQSSREVVDAPMLPTKFLHLKHLTVTVRSGAIVSRAYDYFSLVSFLDASPSLETLILDVTQRRMVHESIFADSQLRHMPEHRHGHLKSVKISGFNSAKCVVELTCYILKNAVSLECLTLDTIYGSRCDDQGEDNWCTPMTDGILMEIPWALLAIKTHIENKVPPTVHLTVLEPCSKCHANGLERVLSQS; encoded by the exons ATGGCCTCAACAACAACGGGTAAAAGAAAGGGATCGACCTGTGGagaaggcggcggcgatggcgattCTCAGTCCGGCAAAGCAACGCGGAGCTCAATCCCGGACCTTCCTGAG GACATATTGTTTCGCATACATTCCCTACTGCCAATGCGTGAAGCTGCTCGTACTGCTTGCATATCTCCCACCTTTTTCCATTCCTGGAGATGTCATTCCAATCTCATCTTCACTAAGGATACGATTGGCTTAAAGAGAAGTGCGCGTGGAGAGAATTTTGACGACAAGATTGACCGCATTCTCCGGAACCACTCTGGCTGCTTGAAAACATTCAACATTGACTACTATGGCACGCGAGGGTTCACCGGCACTAGTTATTTCGACCGTTGGCTTCAGATTGCTCTTAAATCAGGGATTGAAGAACTCACCCTCGTGCTGTCTGAAGCAAAGCGAAAGTACAACTTCCCATGCTCGCTTTTATCTGACGGGGTTCGAAACTCGCTTCGGTACCTTAGGCTCCAATTTTGTGCCCTCCATCCCACAGTTGAACTGGGCCCCTTGAGAAGCCTGAAAAGCCTGTATCTGTGGCGTGTGAGCATTACATGGAATGAGTTGGAGTGCCTTATTTTCAACTCTCTTACTTTGGAGCTACTGGATCTTATTAGTTGCCCTCAGATTGAATGCCTGAAGCTACCTTGTGCCCTGCAGCGGCTCAGCGCGCTTAGCGTTTTAGCGTGCGAGAGACTGAAAGTGATAGAGAGCAAAGCTCCAAATCTCTCCAGCTTATACCTTTGCGGAAACTGGTTAGACTTCTCACTTGTGGAAACATTGCCGATAAAGGAACTAGAATTGCAACAAACAAACCTTATCCGAGATGCTCGTGCCAAGCTGCCATCCCTTATGCCAAATATTGAAACTCTTGCCATACAATCATCGAGAGAG GTGGTTGATGCACCAATGCTGCCTACCAAATTCCTCCACCTTAAGCACCTGACCGTCACTGTGAGATCAGGAGCAATTGTTTCCCGAGCATATGACTACTTTTCTCTGGTTTCTTTCCTCGACGCTTCTCCTTCCTTGGAGACTTTGATACTAGAT GTGACTCAGCGACGTATGGTGCATGAATCAATTTTTGCGGATTCACAACTGAGGCACATGCCTGAACACCGCCATGGCCACCTCAAGAGCGTCAAGATTAGCGGTTTCAACTCTGCGAAGTGCGTGGTTGAACTAACATGTTATATTCTCAAGAACGCGGTGTCACTTGAGTGTCTTACATTGGACACCATATATGGGAGTAGGTGTGATGATCAAGGCGAGGACAACTGGTGTACTCCCATGACGGATGGCATTCTCATGGAAATTCCTTGGGCACTCTTGGCTATCAAAACACACATTGAGAATAAAGTTCCACCTACAGTTCACTTAACTGTTCTGGAGCCTTGCAGCAAATGCCATGCTAATGGACTAGAGCGGGTATTATCGCAGTCATGA
- the LOC119325065 gene encoding uncharacterized protein LOC119325065 isoform X2, with the protein MGMLALNRLMSLQSDRPRRQQGGVSGRLMASRTGKRKGSPCQQDDDGDDSRSGKIRRTAIKELPEDILFRIHSLMPMREAARAACASHAFLNSWRYHPNLIFDKDTIGFPFLHSWRYHSSFIFNKDTIGSEESASGEKVHHKIDCILRKHKGSLKTFRLDYARMNGLDDFSYLDSWLQIALKPGLEELDFMLSASMSQTTGKYNFPCPLSGAKRTYNFPCALLSDRVGNSLRCLRLGLCVLHRAVELGPLRSLTRLYLCHLSITWNELERLLSNSLALELLDLTSCNEIKCLKLSSALQRLSGLHILVCQRLGVIESKAPNLSSLRLRSGCRLDFSLVETWQMKKLYLVQSNLIYDARAKLPAVLPNIETLYIESQDEVVDAPMLPTKFLYLKHLTIFLRLGPNDSGTYDYFSLVSFLDASPSLETLTLDVTQRRMLHESIFVDSQLRHMPEHHHGHLKSVKISGFSSAKCDDQGEDNWCIPVADPILVETPRTLSAIRTYIENKVPSTVKLTVLEPCNKCHGKRLERLLSLSRNVISI; encoded by the exons ATGGGGATGCTAGCGCTGAACCGGCTCATGTCTCTGCAGAGCGACCGGCCGCGCCGTCAGCAAGGGGGAGTTTCAG GTCGGCTTATGGCCTCAAGGACGGGTAAAAGGAAGGGATCGCCCTGTCAacaagatgacgatggcgatgattctcGATCTGGTAAAATTAGGAGAACGGCAATCAAGGAGCTTCCTGAG GACATATTGTTTCGTATACACTCCTTAATGCCAATGCGTGAAGCTGCTCGTGCTGCTTGCGCATCTCACGCCTTTTTAAATTCGTGGAGATACCATCCCAATCTCATCTTTGATAAGGATACAATTGGCTTTCCCTTTTTACATTCGTGGAGATACCATTCCAGCTTCATCTTTAATAAGGATACAATTGGCTCGGAAGAAAGTGCGAGTGGAGAGAAGGTCCACCACAAGATTGACTGCATTCTGAGGAAACACAAAGGCAGCTTGAAAACATTCAGGCTTGACTACGCTCGAATGAATGGGCTCGATGACTTCAGTTATCTTGACAGTTGGCTTCAGATTGCTCTTAAGCCTGGGCTCGAAGAACTCGACTTCATGTTGTCTGCATCAATGTCTCAAACAACTGGCAAATACAACTTCCCATGCCCGTTGTCTGGAGCAAAGAGAACATACAACTTCCCATGCGCGCTTTTATCTGACAGGGTTGGAAACTCGCTTCGGTGCCTTAGACTTGGTCTCTGTGTCCTCCATCGCGCAGTTGAACTTGGCCCCTTGAGAAGCCTAACACGCCTGTACCTCTGCcatttgagcatcacatggaatgaGTTAGAGCGCCTTCTTTCCAACTCTCTCGCTTTGGAGCTATTAGATCTTACTAGTTGCAATGAGATTAAATGTCTGAAGTTATCTAGTGCCTTGCAGCGGCTCAGCGGGCTTCATATTTTAGTATGCCAGAGATTGGGAGTGATAGAGAGCAAAGCTCCAAATCTCTCTAGTCTCCGCCTTAGATCAGGATGCAGGTTAGACTTCTCACTTGTGGAAACATGGCAAATGAAGAAACTATACTTGGTACAAAGCAATCTTATCTATGATGCCCGTGCCAAGCTGCCAGCCGTTCTGCCAAATATTGAAACTCTTTACATAGAATCACAAgatgag GTGGTTGATGCACCAATGCTGCCTACCAAATTCCTCTACCTTAAGCACCTGACCATTTTTTTGAGATTAGGACCAAATGATTCTGGGACATATGACTATTTTTCTCTGGTTTCTTTCCTGGATGCTTCTCCTTCCCTGGAGACTTTGACATTAGAT GTGACTCAGCGGCGTATGCTGCATGAATCGATTTTTGTGGATTCACAACTGAGGCACATGCCTGAACACCACCATGGCCACCTCAAGAGCGTGAAGATCAGTGGTTTCAGCTCTGCCAA GTGTGATGATCAAGGCGAGGACAACTGGTGTATTCCCGTCGCGGATCCTATTCTCGTGGAAACCCCTAGGACACTCTCTGCTATCAGAACATACATTGAGAATAAAGTTCCGTCTACAGTTAAGTTAACTGTTCTGGAGCCTTGCAACAAGTGCCATGGTAAAAGACTAGAGCGGCTATTATCACTGTCGCGCAATGTCATTTCCATTTAA